A segment of the Desulfitobacterium dehalogenans ATCC 51507 genome:
CTTCAGGCAAATAAGTCCGTTGCTGGGCTGATTCTTCTCGAATACAAATTCACCTTTTTGATAATGCCTTGGTATCCCACTGCTTAAAAGAATATTCCATAGGTTTGTATCCGTTGGTTGAGAATAGATATTTGGAACGAAGTAATTCATGATCGTACCCCCAATCATTGCGTTACAATTATATTGTACAATAATAATGGGTAGCAAAACCTCAATTTTCGGGAAAAATATAAAGGGAGGAAACTTCGGGATTTGACCCGAAGCTATCCTCCTTTTAGCTTATGGATTCATAATGAGAGATCGTGGGTTATTTTTTAGACCGAGCGGATTCGACCCAAATACCGCGTTCGATCAATTTTCGGACATGCTGGCGGTAAATCTCGTGGGTGTCTTTGTGTTTTAAGGGAGCGCGGTTCATACATAGATTCTTTTCAAAGAGGGGCTCTTCGTAGATGAGTTTGAATTGCTCAGTACGCAAGTCTTTCATCCAGTTTCCGAAGAGGGAACGTTCGCGGTATTCCCTCAGAGATTCAATATCGATAATAGCTCCGGCATAGGAACTTCCTGAACCATACTTATGGTTGGAGATCACTTCTCCATGGTGGTTGACGATCATGGATTGGCCGCCGAAGGTGTCGACAGACAGTTCGGCTGCTTGGGAGGGATAATAGGTGGCAACATTAGGTGCCACCACATAGCAGGTATTATCCAAAGCCCGGGCTCTATTTTGAAGTTCCCACCACCCATTGGCTACTGCCGGTTCAGGAGCACTGGACCGGTAGATGATTTCCGCACCGTTCATGGCGAGTCCTCGCGCCGGTTCAGGGTAATCCCCCTCTTGGCACACCAAGAGGCCGATTCTGCCGATTTCTGTGTCGGCTACGGAGTAAAAAGAGTCTAATTTATAACCATAAAGCTCTATCCATTTGTCCCACACATCATGGGGAACGGTGGAATGTTCCTGACAGAAAACCTGCATTTTGTAACTTTGTAGAATGACTTCTCCTTTCGGATCAATCAAAAAAGCAGAATTAAAGAAGCGGCCGGGAAACTCAGGGTGCTTTACTTTGGCCTGAGCTATGAGATAGGCGTTGTACTCCTTGGCTTTTTTGCCAAGAAGTTCAGTTTCTTCACCAGGAATATCAATGGCCATATGATCTACAAAGTATTGGTGATCCCAATCAAATAATTCATCAGTAAATCCTTGCAGAGCACCTTCTGGAATAGTAATGAGTCTTACCGGCATTTCAATTCCGCTTAACCATACTGCGGCATCGATGACATCTGAGATGTGGGCAATATTCCGTTTGATATCCTCCCTTTTTTCTGCACCACGCATGGTAGGTTGTATGGCTAAGGCCATATACTGCTCAATCATTGATATTACCTCCTTGTGCACTTCTTGGTTTTAGATTAGCACAAGGATTTATTTATGTATGTTACAATAGTAACAGTTGTCTAAATTTTCTTGAATTTACTTGATGCTAAAAAATATTCAAAAAAGAAAAAAGTACTTAAAATTTTCTTTTTTTGTCCATTAGAAGAGCATTCTAGTTCAGATTTTTCAAGCGCCGATTCAGGCTAATTTGCTATAATTTAAAGATGGGTGTTTTGCCTAAGGCTATATATTGACACACTGGATATCTCACAATCTATAGAAGATAAAGGGAAGGCTTTTTATGAGTAATATACATGATGTGCGCAGGCGGGAGATCAAGTATCGTGTTGCCTTTGACAATGCATCGCGAGCAAAGCAATACATAGGCAAGGTTTTGCAGGGTGATCCCCACAATGGATCTGATGGGTATCTTGTGCGGTCACTCTATTTTGACACGCTTTGGAATCGTGATCTTGAAGAAAAAAAAGATGGCCTTGAAAGCCGCAGAAAAATACGACTGCGCGTTTATTCGCCTGAAGCTACCACGGCGAAGTTAGAACTGAAAGAGAAGCAGGGTCTTTGGCAACACAAGCGATCTATCACAATTCCGCGGGATATGGCTCTTCATTTGACGACAGGGGACTATACATCCTTGGCTAGGATGCAACTCCCTCTTGCCCAACAGCTGTACCGTTTTATGAGTGAGCAAATGTATCGGCCCAAATGCATCGTACAATACCGACGGTATGCCTTTATTGTTCCGGCCAACGATATCCGTATTACCTTCGACAGCAAACTTATGGCAACGGAAGGATATTTGGATTTGTATAGAGACGATGCCTTCCTGTATCCTGTGGGCTGGCCTGATGATGTAACGCTGGAGGTTAAATATAACCATTTCCTGTTTAGTTATATTAAGGACTTGCTGGATGACATTGACAAAGTACCCGTATCCTACAGCAAGTATGTCATGTCGCGTTTTATGACCCACAGTTTAGAGTAAAACCCGATTGTGTTGCACTATCTTATCTATAGAGGAGGAGCTACATAACGATGAAAGATCAATTGCTGGCTGGGCTGGAGGCGAGTACCGGTGCCCTTACATTACAAGATATTCTTTTGAATTTTTTGATTGCCGGAATCTTGGGCGTAGTGATTTTTATCTCATACCGCATATCCCATTCGGGTGCCGTCTACAGCGCTAAGTTCAATGTGTCGCTGATTATGCTCACCCTCGTCACCACGCTGGTGATGAATGTAATCGGCAATAATATTGCTCTTTCACTGGGTATGGTAGGGGCCCTGTCCATTGTCCGTTTCCGCACGGCCATTAAGGATCCGCGAGACACTGCTTATATCTTTTGGGGTATCGCTGTGGGTGTTTGTTGTGGCGTTCAGGAGTATCTTTTGTCTGCCATCGGCTCGGGCATCATCTTCTTGTTCATGCTGATGTTCGGGGCGGTAAAGAGCAACGACCGTTATCTGCTTGTGCTGCGGGGAGAAAGTGTTGCCGAACAGGCCCTGGAAAAGGCCATTGATCAGATTTTCGGCGGCAAAGCTCAATTTAAAGTGAAGAACACCTCGAATAGCTTCATTGAACATATCTATGAGTTATCACAAAAACAGGTGCAGCAGGCGGAGAAACAGATCGGTTCCCTTACCTCCTATCTGAATAAAATAGAAGGTATGACGGCAGTAAATTTAATCAGCCAAAATGACGAAATCAACCGATAGGGGACATGTCCATGAGAAACGAGCGGAAGATAGCTGTCATTTCAATAGCGGCATTGCTTTTGGCAGTACTCGGTTTAAGTCTTCTGACCGCAGTACCGCACCGGACAGAGCATCCTAACTCTTACAATGCTCCGCTGCCAGCGGCGCCCAAAACCGAAAACGTCATGCAGGGAATATCCCAAGAGGATTGGAGCGTGGACGACACCTTTTCCACCCATCTACCTCTTATTGTCATCGATACCGGGAACGAGCGTCCGCCCATCAGCACCCAGCAGGGTGAAGATGGCGTTTTCCAACTCATTCCCGGGGTAGAACCCTACCGCTACGGGAGTATCCACGTGATTGACACCGGCGGCCTCAACAACCTGAAGAGCGAGCCGGATCATGTAAGTCCCATCGCCATTAAGCGCAGGGGCAACAGCTCGATGCTGTACCAAAAAGCCCAGTATTTAATCAAGCTGCAGACAGAATCCGGACAAGACAATTTTTTGGATTTGCTGGATCTTGGAGCGGAATGCGAATGGGTGCTCAACGGCTCCATGGCTGACAAAAGCATGATGCGAAATTACCTTTCCTACCGCCTTGCTTCACAATTCATGCCCTTTACACCGGATTCACGGTACTGCGAGGTGGTGTACCACGAGAATGGCCGGTATTATTACGAGGGTGTGTATCTGCTGATTGAAAGCATCAAGCAGGGTGAGGAGCGCGTTGCTATTTCAGAGTCAAAATCCTCCGATCCCTATCCGTCCTACATTGTCCGGCGCGATCGGTTTGCAGAGGATGACACTATCCTGGACACCTGGGCCACGCAAAAGGGATTGAGATTTACTCCTGATGAATTGAACGAACATTATCTGGGGCTGATCTATCCCACCATGAAAAACGCTACAAAGGAAACTATCGATTTTGTCACAGGAGACATCAGCCGGATTGAAAAGGTTCTGTATTCTGACGACGAGCATGTTTTCTCTACCTACCCCCGCTATATCGATGTGGATTCTTTCATCGACTACTTTATTTTTAATGAATTTTTCGGCAGCTACGACGCGGGTATCAACTCCACCTATATGTACAAGGAGGTGGGCGGCAAGCTGTATATGGGTCCGGTATGGGATCTGGATAACGCAATGGACAATTACAAATCCGAACCTTTGAATGTGAATGTAACAGCCTTTCAGATCAAGCCATGGTTCGACCGGCTGATACGTGATTCGGATTTTTTAGCAAAGCTGGAAAAACGATATACCCAGCTTAGGCGGGGGCCCCTTTCCGATGAGAACTATCTCGGCACCATCGATGCCATTGTAGCTCATTTGGGCCCAGCCACCGACAGAGAGTGGACCCGGTGGGCTCATGTGTACACAACTTTCAACAGATACAGCATGCAAAATTACGGGGAAAACCATGAACTGGTAAGAAATACGGATGAATTCCGCCAGGAGGTATACAGGCTGAAAACCAGCATTACACAGCACGCCGCAGCCATAGGCCCTTACCTCCGGATATTGCGAAAATCCACTATCGTAAACACCGGGCTTTCCATATATTCTCCCTTACTTTTGTTGGTGACCGTGCTGGTATTCCTCATCCCCGCTTTCTACGCATCTCGTAAATAGGAGGCTTAGTTATGCCAATTCCCAGCTTGGCATTTATGCTTGTTTTTTTACCCACCTGCTTGATTTTGTACTTCCTTTTCTTCTTTTACCGGCCCGCGCAAAATGTCATACTGCTGCTGGCCAGCCTGGTGTTTTATGCCTTTGGCCAGACTGTCTATGTGTTGGCGCTTTTGCTCTCTATGGCATGGAATTATGCCATGGGCTTGGCCATCGCGACCCGGCAAAAGAAAGGGCACAGCAGCAAGGCCTTGACCGGAATAGCCGTCGGGATGAATGTGCTACTTTTACTGGCATTTCAATGGATAAACCAAATGCTGGCCTTTCTCCCCTCCTGGTTTGGTTGTGTGGCACCCTCTTTTCAGGTCTTGATGCCCTTGGGGCTTGCCTGGTACACCTTGCAGGCGGTGGGTTACTGCCTGGATGTCTACCGCGGCGAGGTAACTGCCGAGAAAAACCCCCTTTATGTGGGGCTGCACCTGGCCTTTTTTCCTAAGATCACCTTGGGTCCCTTGGTGGATTATGGGATGATGCGTCGGCAGTTCACTGAACGCCAACATACCATTGACAAGTTTAGCCGGGGTTTGTGCAGATTTGTGGTAGGTCTTGCGAAAAAGCTTTTGCTGGCGGATCAGCTTTCCTATCTGGTGAACTACATCTTCACCCAAGCGGCCATGGACAATACCGTAGTACAACTGCCGGTAAGCCTGGCCTGGCTGGGGCTGTTCGCTTTTGGCCTGCAATTGTATTATGAACTTTCCGCCTTTGCCGACATGGCCATTGGCCTGGGGGAGATGTTCGGGTTTGATTTGCCGGAGAATTTTTGCTATCCCTTCGTAGCCACGAATATGACGGATTTCTGGCGCCGTTGGAACATCACACCCCTGGCCTGGTTCCGGAAATATGTATTTGGGTTCCTTCCCAGGACGGAAAATCAAGACCTTGTGATACGGAATCTGCTTATTACATGGATAGTGTTTGCCTTGTTTGTCGGAGGTTTTGAGTGGACATTTGTATTCTGGGGTGTATGGAATTTTCTTCTCTTGCTGGCGGAACACTTTTTTGGTTATGCTGAGCGCATTTCGGGACGCTTTTTAAAGCATGTATACACGCTGCTTGCGGTTTTGCTCGGATTTGTATTGTTGCGAAGCCCTTCTCTGTATACTGCGGGACAATATTTCGCCTCCATGTTAGGGCTGAACAACAACGGTTTTTGGAGCACCCTGCTCCCCGTGTTTTTAAGGGAGAACTGGATGCCTCTCGGACTTGGTGTAGTGTTTGCAATACCCTTGGCGCCCAAGTGGAATGCCTTGGCACAACGGCCTGGTAAAGGAAAATCTCTTTGGAGGTTGTCGGCTATCCTCTACCCGGTCTTCATTGCCGGGCTGCTGATAGTGTGCATGGTCTTTATTGTTCAAAACAAGGCAGTGATCACGCCTGTATATTAGACACATCACAGAAGGTGAAGCCAGGTAAGGAAGGGAGGCGGATCACATGGATAATTCCCCAAAGGTGCATTGGCATAAAATCGCAGCAGCCGTACTCATGTTAACTGTACTAATTGGAGCAAGCGGGTTTTCCCTTTGGTTTACATATGACAGTGTGCTTGGCACATTGGCGGCTTATGACCCACTGAAAAGCTGGCGCACCCCCTCTTCCCTTAGAGAAGAAATGGAGAGCGCCATCCGCTACCAGCTCCCATACCGTCTGGAGATACGCGATATATACTCAATCGGCCTGGTGGCGCAGGGCAAACGGGAGACCGGCACTTTTTTCATTGTGAAAGACAACGATGGCTATCTGCTGAGAACCAACCTCTATCAGGAGATAGATCCCAATATTGAGGAATATGCCCGGCGATTGGGTAAACTGCGGCAAGCAGCTGCGCTCAAGGGGACACAGGTGTTGTTTGTGGGAACTACCGGCAAGTTTGTGCCCGGCACCACGAAAATGCCGGAGGGCTATCTGCCGGATCACTCCAGTCTGCGTAATCTGGATGAGCTTTTTTTGGATTTATTGGCCTACCACGTGAGCAATCTGGACTTGCGCGAAAGCTTCAAAACAGCACCCCTTGACTACACGGACTACTATTACCGCACCGACAGCCGATGGACAGCGCGTGCCGCCCAGTTTGCAGCGGGCAGCGTTGCCGATGCGGCAAAGGATAAGTTGGGTGTTGAGCTGGATTCAGATGGATTCTACAGCGATTTAGCCAATTATGAAGCCTACATCTATCCCCAGATACTGTTGGGCGATTACGGACACAGCGCAGGCATGCCTTTTTCTGGTTTGGACGACTTTGTAGCAGTAGTTCCGGCCTTTGAAACCGACCTGACATTGGGGATTTCTTCCCAAAATATCCTTCGCCGCGGCCCGTTTTCCCAATCCGTGCTGAATATGGATTACCTGAATGTAGGAGACCCGCGCTATGACAACCCTTCTAAAACATATTTCGGGGGAGGCGTCACACGGGTGCACATCGTGAATCACCGCAATCCGGACGGAGAAAAGGTTCTGCTGCTGTGCGACAGCACTTTCCTGACGACCGCCGCTTATCTGGCTTTGATGTGCGGTGAAGTGGATGCGCGGGTGGTGGCTTCAAATGACGTGGCCAGCATGGAAAAGCTTGTGGCAAGTGGCGAGTATTCGTTAGTGGTAGTAGCCTGTGAGGCTCAGAGCATTGGGGCAGATATGTTCCCTTTCTTTAAACGATGATTTGCTTTATGGGGGGAGAGGAGATGGTTATGGCTAAAAAAATAGGTTTCGCCTTGAGACTTTCCCTCTTTTTGGCCATACTTGCGGCCGCCTTCTTTTTTGTGTGGCGGGTAAATGTCGGTCCTACGACGGAAGGTTCTGTGGAAGTGTTCTTCATCGAGACCAAAAGCGACGCTAACGCCATCCTGCTCAAACAGGGTGAGGCCGTCATTCTGGTTGATACTGGGGAAGAAGTGGACGCCCCAGCTATCACGGCTTTTTTGCAGGAACAGCAGGTAAGCGTGATTGATTATCTTGTGTTGACTCATCCCGACCAGGATCATATTGGGGGTGCTCCCGCCCTTCTTGAGCAGTTTGAAGTACGCTGTGTGATACAGCCGTATTATGCCAAGGAAAATGTCCTGGCCGACGCCTTGAGGCAAACCATTGATTCCCTGGGGGTAGCGCAGATTTACCCCACCCGCCCCAGAAGCTTTACCTGCGGCCAAATGCAGATGACTGTGTATCCGCCGCTGGAGAAGCACTACCGGAAGGATAATAATTATTCTCTGGCCCTTTGGATAAAGCATGGGAAGGTGGATATGGCCTTTGCGGGGGATGCGGAGGAAAAGCGGCTGAACGAATTGATGCAGATCCATTGGCCGGCCGTGCAGCTGTATCAGGTGGCGCACCATGGACGTGCCAGCCGGTCCTCAGGCTTATTGATTGAACAGCTGCGGCCGCAGTACGCCGTAATCACTGCTTCTGACGGCGACCAAGCCGTCCAAGATGCCCTAAAACAAGTAGGCGCACGGATTTTTTACACAGGAGACGGAACACAACAGTTTGTTAGTGACGGAAAAACCATGGTGTATGTTGAAAGGAGGCCTTAAGATGATAGCTGAGAAGCAAATGAATGCAACAAGCCGGTCCCAAGCCTTTCGTTACCGGTCCTGGATGATTCTGACAATGGTTTTGAATGCAATTTACCTGTACTGGCGCGTTCGGTATACCCTACCCATAGAATATGGCGTTATTTCCATCATTGCAGGTGTGTCTTTGCTCGTGGTAGAGTTTTTGGGCGCACTCGAATCACTGGTGCACTATTTCAACATGCATCGCATTGAAAATCACCCGGTACCCGAAGTGCCGCTGCATCTGTTCCCCGATGTCGATATCTTTATTGCCACCTATACGGAACCCATCGATCTGCTGTATAAAACCATCAATGGATGTAAGTATCTGGATTACCCGGACAAATCCAAGGTGCATATTCATCTCTGTGATGACGGGCGCCGCCCTGAGGCCCGCCAGTTGGCCATGGAGATGGGGATCAATTATATTTGCCGCGAGGACAACAAGGGTGCCAAAGCCGGCAATTTGAACAACGCCATGTCGGTAACCAGTGCACCGTTGATTGTGACACTGGATGCGGATATGATTCCACAGCACAGTTTTTTAATGAGCTGTGTCCCCTACTTTGTGGACGCCGATCTGCAAAATGCCTCCCGTGAGGACGGCAAGAAGCTCCGTATGGGGTTTGTGCAGACCCCCCAAAGCTTTTACAATCCTGATTTATTTCAATTCTTTTTGTATTCAGAGAACCGTATCCCTAATGAGCAGGATTACTTTTACAAAGATGTGCAGGTGTCCCGCAACCGTTCCAACAGCGTCATTTACGGCGGCTCCAACACCATGCTGAGCCGTGCTGCTATTGAGGACATCGGCGGTTTCTTTGAAGGGGCGATCACGGAGGACTTCGCCACCGGCATCCTGTTGCAGAAAAAGGGATATGTCTGCTATGCAATCAATGAAGTTTTGGCCAGTGGGTTATCGCCCACCGACCTGCCCAACTTGATTCAGCAGCGAATCCGCTGGGCGCGCGGGTGTATTCAAACAGGACGTAAAATGCATATTATCCTTTCGCCAGAGCTTTCCTTTGGGCAGAAAGCCAACTATTGGGCCTCTGTTTGGTATTGGTATGCACCCTTGAAACGGCTGTCCTATATCATGTCCCCCATTTTATTCGCTGTCTTTGGGTTCATGGTCATCAAGTGCACCTTGCTGGAGGTGCTGATTTTCTGGCTGCCTATGTACATTTCCAGCAATATTACACTGCGTATGCTGAGCCGGGGCATACGAACCACCAAATGGACCAGCATATACGAAACTGTTCTGTTCCCATTCATGCTGTTTCCTGTTCTTGCGGAGTTCTTTGGCATTTCTCTGAAGAAATTCCGTGTAACGAAAAAGGAAAGGGTACGCAGCGAAAAAGCGACAACCGTCTTGTACGCTATTCCCTTTGTGCTGTTGGCTGTCCTGTCGGTGATTGGTATTATCAATTGTACCGCCATGATATTCCAAAGCGGAACCGTATCGCCCATCGTGGTTTTATTTTGGTTGTCGGTCAACCTGTTCAACCTGGTGATGGCACTGTTTTTTACTCTTGGACGCAATTTCTACCGCATGAGCGAGCGGGTGGCGGCTGTGGTGGAATGTCGTCTGGGGACGAACGCCCATGGTGTTATTCATTGTGAAACCACGGATTTCTCTGAAACTGGTGTGGCTCTTTTTTTGAAAAAGCCGACAGATATTGACGAAAACGAAACCGTCAATTTGCATTTGCTTACCGACAGATATTCAGCCAAGCTGAAAGGGCGAATTGTCCATGTGAGCGCTATTCCAGGTGGCTGGAAATACGCGTTCCTTATCACAGACTACGGGGATAGCAAAAGCCAGTACCTCCAAATTGTCTATGACCGTGTGCCGACTCTGCCCACCGACCTAAAAAAAGCGCAGGGGAGCTACAATGATATTCGCCGTAACATCACCCGCCGTACCCAAGGGGTATTCTATCAAAACCGTCGCTATCCGCGTATCAACATGGATGAAACCATCCATTCAGACTATGGGCCGGTTCACCTCATTAATTTTAACTACAAATATGTGGTGACAGATTCGCCGGATCTGCCAAATGAGCTGTATTTGCACCCAGTGGAGGGGCTTGCTTTGCTGTGCCGCTACGAGCGGGATGTGCAAGATGGCAAAAAATTATATGCCGTGGCAAATTATGACGATATTCATAACGCTGAGGCCAGCCGTCTGCTGAGGGAGTGGGTGGATCAGATTTTGCGCAAAGAGAGTGTGTTAGGAAACAAGTCCATGCCAAGCGCCCGTTCTTCTGATTTGGCTCTCAATATTCTGGGTGCGCCACAGGGGCAAGGAGGGGGACTAAAGCAATGAAGTCAGGAAAGTGCTTCAGATTCGTGGTGGTCTTGTTAATCGTGATGTTGGGGGGATTTCTGATATCGGGTTGGACGGCAAAAGAGGATTTGCGCTTTGTGAAGAGTTTAGGTGTGGGCTGGAACTTGGGCAATACCCTGGAGCCCTATGATTTGCATTTTGAAACCAGTGATCCTGCCATATATGAAACATACTGGAACAACCCCATTACCACCAAGGAGATGCTTCAGGATATTAAGCAAGCGGGCTTCTCTGTTTTGCGCATTCCGGTGACATGGCAGGACCACATGGATGATAACCTCCAGGTAAACGAGGCTTGGATGGATCGTGTGCAGCAGGTGGTGGACTATGGATTGGAGGCCGGCTTTTATGTGATCATTAACGCCCACCACGACCAGTGGTACTACCCAGATGAAGAGAATCTTCCACGCGCCGAAGAAATGATGCAGGCGTTATGGCGGCAAATTGCCCATCGGTTTGAAAGCTATGATGAACGGCTGATGTTTGAAAGTATGAATGAGCCGCGTCTGATTGGAACGGATAAAGAATGGGGTTCTGGTACCCCTGCGGCTAGAGATGTGGTAAACAAGCTGAATGTGGCGTTTGTAGAAACGGTGCGTTCGGCTGGCGGAGAAAACGCCAAGCGGTATTTGCTTTTGCCTGCTTACTGTGCGCGGGCAGAAACGGCAGCGTTTGAAGGTTTTTATTTGCCGAAAGGAAGCCGAATGATTTTATCGGTACATTTGTATACGCCGTATCGTTTCGCCCAAAGCTCATCCGGAACGGATGTATTTACCCCGGAAAGCCCTGCGGACACCGAAGCTATTGATCAGCTATTTTCGGATCTCAAGAGGCTTTTTATTGATAAAAAGATTCCTGTAATCATTACGGAATTCGGGGCGGTTGACAAGGACAACGAACAGCAGCGGATCATATGGGCAAATTATATTTTGAAGAAAGCGAAAAAGCTGGGTATCTCGTGCCTTTGGTGGGATGCGGGTGGAGATGCCGGCAAGGAAATATCATACTCTTTATACGATAGATACACGAGAACATGGCGATTCCCCAAACTGGTGCAGGCCTTGGTAAATCGGTGAACAATAGCCACCCGAAATCGGACACGAATCCGATTTTGGGTGGCTATAGCAATAGTTGCCTAAATTCTCTAAAGAGATTGATTTTCCATGTCAGCTTTTGACCCAAATAAACGACTTAATATTAGAAGGAGGTAAGGTTATGAGTAGAAAATATCAATTAATTGTAACTTGGGCCTTGGTGGCGGTGATGCTGGGGGTGACCCTGACCGGCTGCTCAGGGAACTCCAAAGTAGCTGCCGGGGATTTGATGAAGGGGATTAATAAAAATCCTGTCCAACTTCCTCAAAAAATGGATGGAGAGTTGAATCAAGCTCTGCTGGATTTTACATGGAATTTATTCAGGGAAAGCGGTGCTAACACCGGTAATGTCATGATTTCAGCACCCTCTGTCTATCTGGCCTTAGGAATGACCCTAAATGGGGCCGATGGTGAGACCAGGGAAGCCATGCTCAAAGCCTTGTCTGCTCAAAACATAAAGCCGGAGGACTTTAATCTAGGCTTATCCGCATGGATGACCTCTTTGATGGATAAAGAAAATAAGGCGGATGTGCGTATTGCCAATTCGATTTGGATTCGTGATGGTTTTGAGGCGGACCCGGCTTTTTTACAGACCAATGGAGACTATTATCAAGCGGGAATAAGAAGCATTGATTTTGCCGATCCCTCGGCCCCTAAGATAATCAATCAATGGGTGGAGGAAAAAACGGAGGGGACCATCGATAAGATCATCGAGAAGATTGACGATGATTTAATGATGTACCTTATCAATGCGATTTACTTTAAAGGGGAGTGGAAGGATCAATTTAAGGCTGGAAGCACCTATGAAAGTACCTTCTCTGCTCCGGCAGGCAGTGTAGAAACTCCATTTATGAGACGAAGCGGGAATATGGACTATATCCAAGGTAAAGGGGCCACTGGAGTCATTCTCCCTTATACCGATGAGCGGTTTGCTTTCGTAGGGATCTTGCCTGGGGAAGGCCAATCTCCCCGGGATTTTATCAACACTATCACTGCCGCAGAAATGTTAACATTGATTAGCACGAAAAAGACGAAGAACATTGACCTCTCTCTGCCGAAATTTGAAAGCAGCTATGAAGATGAACTCCAGGATGAACTCCATGCCTTGGGAATGGAGATTGCCTTTGATCCTTATCGGGCAGATTTCTCATTAATGAATAAGGCCCATACCAAGGATCTTTTCATCGGGGAAGTCAAGCATAAAACCTATATTAAAGTGGATGAAAAGGGAACGGAAGCCGCCGCGGTAACAGGGGTAGGAGTCAGTACGACCAGCATGCCCATCGATCTTACCCAAGTCGTATTTGATCGGCCTTTTGTCTATGCCATCATAGATTGGCAGACAAATAGCCCGTTATTTGTGGGAATCATGGAAGATCCTACGGTGAAGTGAGATTAAGCTGCGGAGTAACTCGAACTTCACACAGAGGAATCAAAAGTCCGTGTTACTGTTTTCCCGGATCTAGTTGTTGATTTGGGTTTGGTTTTCGAAGGAATATAAAATAGTTGATGCACAAACTGATTCTCAAATCCCTCTCTACTAG
Coding sequences within it:
- a CDS encoding nitrilase-related carbon-nitrogen hydrolase; its protein translation is MIEQYMALAIQPTMRGAEKREDIKRNIAHISDVIDAAVWLSGIEMPVRLITIPEGALQGFTDELFDWDHQYFVDHMAIDIPGEETELLGKKAKEYNAYLIAQAKVKHPEFPGRFFNSAFLIDPKGEVILQSYKMQVFCQEHSTVPHDVWDKWIELYGYKLDSFYSVADTEIGRIGLLVCQEGDYPEPARGLAMNGAEIIYRSSAPEPAVANGWWELQNRARALDNTCYVVAPNVATYYPSQAAELSVDTFGGQSMIVNHHGEVISNHKYGSGSSYAGAIIDIESLREYRERSLFGNWMKDLRTEQFKLIYEEPLFEKNLCMNRAPLKHKDTHEIYRQHVRKLIERGIWVESARSKK
- a CDS encoding polyphosphate polymerase domain-containing protein codes for the protein MSNIHDVRRREIKYRVAFDNASRAKQYIGKVLQGDPHNGSDGYLVRSLYFDTLWNRDLEEKKDGLESRRKIRLRVYSPEATTAKLELKEKQGLWQHKRSITIPRDMALHLTTGDYTSLARMQLPLAQQLYRFMSEQMYRPKCIVQYRRYAFIVPANDIRITFDSKLMATEGYLDLYRDDAFLYPVGWPDDVTLEVKYNHFLFSYIKDLLDDIDKVPVSYSKYVMSRFMTHSLE
- a CDS encoding DUF4956 domain-containing protein, giving the protein MKDQLLAGLEASTGALTLQDILLNFLIAGILGVVIFISYRISHSGAVYSAKFNVSLIMLTLVTTLVMNVIGNNIALSLGMVGALSIVRFRTAIKDPRDTAYIFWGIAVGVCCGVQEYLLSAIGSGIIFLFMLMFGAVKSNDRYLLVLRGESVAEQALEKAIDQIFGGKAQFKVKNTSNSFIEHIYELSQKQVQQAEKQIGSLTSYLNKIEGMTAVNLISQNDEINR
- a CDS encoding CotH kinase family protein, giving the protein MRNERKIAVISIAALLLAVLGLSLLTAVPHRTEHPNSYNAPLPAAPKTENVMQGISQEDWSVDDTFSTHLPLIVIDTGNERPPISTQQGEDGVFQLIPGVEPYRYGSIHVIDTGGLNNLKSEPDHVSPIAIKRRGNSSMLYQKAQYLIKLQTESGQDNFLDLLDLGAECEWVLNGSMADKSMMRNYLSYRLASQFMPFTPDSRYCEVVYHENGRYYYEGVYLLIESIKQGEERVAISESKSSDPYPSYIVRRDRFAEDDTILDTWATQKGLRFTPDELNEHYLGLIYPTMKNATKETIDFVTGDISRIEKVLYSDDEHVFSTYPRYIDVDSFIDYFIFNEFFGSYDAGINSTYMYKEVGGKLYMGPVWDLDNAMDNYKSEPLNVNVTAFQIKPWFDRLIRDSDFLAKLEKRYTQLRRGPLSDENYLGTIDAIVAHLGPATDREWTRWAHVYTTFNRYSMQNYGENHELVRNTDEFRQEVYRLKTSITQHAAAIGPYLRILRKSTIVNTGLSIYSPLLLLVTVLVFLIPAFYASRK
- a CDS encoding MBOAT family O-acyltransferase is translated as MPIPSLAFMLVFLPTCLILYFLFFFYRPAQNVILLLASLVFYAFGQTVYVLALLLSMAWNYAMGLAIATRQKKGHSSKALTGIAVGMNVLLLLAFQWINQMLAFLPSWFGCVAPSFQVLMPLGLAWYTLQAVGYCLDVYRGEVTAEKNPLYVGLHLAFFPKITLGPLVDYGMMRRQFTERQHTIDKFSRGLCRFVVGLAKKLLLADQLSYLVNYIFTQAAMDNTVVQLPVSLAWLGLFAFGLQLYYELSAFADMAIGLGEMFGFDLPENFCYPFVATNMTDFWRRWNITPLAWFRKYVFGFLPRTENQDLVIRNLLITWIVFALFVGGFEWTFVFWGVWNFLLLLAEHFFGYAERISGRFLKHVYTLLAVLLGFVLLRSPSLYTAGQYFASMLGLNNNGFWSTLLPVFLRENWMPLGLGVVFAIPLAPKWNALAQRPGKGKSLWRLSAILYPVFIAGLLIVCMVFIVQNKAVITPVY
- a CDS encoding alginate O-acetyltransferase AlgX-related protein, whose product is MDNSPKVHWHKIAAAVLMLTVLIGASGFSLWFTYDSVLGTLAAYDPLKSWRTPSSLREEMESAIRYQLPYRLEIRDIYSIGLVAQGKRETGTFFIVKDNDGYLLRTNLYQEIDPNIEEYARRLGKLRQAAALKGTQVLFVGTTGKFVPGTTKMPEGYLPDHSSLRNLDELFLDLLAYHVSNLDLRESFKTAPLDYTDYYYRTDSRWTARAAQFAAGSVADAAKDKLGVELDSDGFYSDLANYEAYIYPQILLGDYGHSAGMPFSGLDDFVAVVPAFETDLTLGISSQNILRRGPFSQSVLNMDYLNVGDPRYDNPSKTYFGGGVTRVHIVNHRNPDGEKVLLLCDSTFLTTAAYLALMCGEVDARVVASNDVASMEKLVASGEYSLVVVACEAQSIGADMFPFFKR